The genomic interval AGCAATAGAGCAGACCGGGATAACAGAGTTGACTTTTGAGGTTCGTAACTGATCTGGCACATACACGAGGGGGGCACCTCAATGTGAAGCGCCCCCCTCGTCTTTTCATGTCTGCGTGTTTTACGTATGTGCTGGTTGTGCGTCTAATCCAGCGACTTCTCCGATGACGTATACGGCGGGTGGCTTAATCTCCTGCGTGCGCATGGTGTTAGCCAGAGTTCCCAGCGTGCATTTATAGGAGCGCTGTTGTTCCGTCGCTCCTTCTTGGATTATCACCACTGGGGTTGAAGCTGGCCGGCCTCCCTCGATAAGCGCATCGGCAATGGCGGGTGCGTTTTTCACTCCCATAATCACGCTCAGGGTGCCTTGCGTTTGTGCTAGCGCACTCCAATTGTTAAGGGACTCCGGGTGTTGCGGTGGCACGTGTCCGGAGACCACGGTAAAGCTGTGTACAAGCCCTCGCTGGGTGATGGGGATACCGGCAAGCGCTGGTACGGAAACGGCGCTTGTTACTCCGGGAATGACTTCACAGGAAATCCCTTGTTCTGCACAAGCCTGCAATTCTTCAAAGCCTCGGCCAAAGATGTACGGGTCGCCGCCTTTAAGTCGAGCGACTCTTTTTCCTAACTGTGCGTGATGGATAAGTAGCTCGTTGATTTTCGACTGGGCTACTTGCCTACCGTATGGGAGCTTAGATACGTCGATGATTTCTTTCGTGGTGACGTCGCAAAGCTTATCCAGCTCCGATGCCGGTCCTAAGTGATCCGCCAAAATTACGTCCGCTGTTTGTAGTCGACGCATCCCCCTGACAGTAATCAGGTCCCATGCTCCTGGGCCACCTCCGATGAGTGCGACTGGGGCCTGCCATTGATTCTGCTGGGAAGTCATGAAAAACAAGTTTAAACAGTGAGTGCGCTTAGTCCTATTTGGGTTCCCTATAAAGGAAAGATCACAGGTGGAAATCCGCGCTACGGTAGTACCTATGTCGCATCCCACGTTTCTCCATACCTTTGCAGAACAACTCCCCGGCCTTGCGGTTGCCCATCATCCCAGCACGTGTCTCGATCCTCAGCTAGTTGTTTTTAATGATGAAGTGGGAGCAGCACTGGGGATCACGCGAGAAAATATCTACGATCTTCTCCATGCCAAGGGACATGCGCAGGCGTATTCCGGGCATCAGTTTGGCAACTTTGTCCCGTTGCTCGGTGACGGTCGGGCGTTGCTCGTCGGAGAACTACGTGCG from Corynebacterium ulcerans carries:
- the cobA gene encoding uroporphyrinogen-III C-methyltransferase is translated as MTSQQNQWQAPVALIGGGPGAWDLITVRGMRRLQTADVILADHLGPASELDKLCDVTTKEIIDVSKLPYGRQVAQSKINELLIHHAQLGKRVARLKGGDPYIFGRGFEELQACAEQGISCEVIPGVTSAVSVPALAGIPITQRGLVHSFTVVSGHVPPQHPESLNNWSALAQTQGTLSVIMGVKNAPAIADALIEGGRPASTPVVIIQEGATEQQRSYKCTLGTLANTMRTQEIKPPAVYVIGEVAGLDAQPAHT